One Arthrobacter sp. FW306-07-I genomic window carries:
- the istA gene encoding IS21 family transposase encodes MKSDGEIMEILAAYDLTGSLRATAELTGCSHHTVAKHVAARDAGRPIGEPTARGRVTDPYLPKIEEWVEASKGRIRADKAHAKLLALGYTGSERSTRRAIAQVKAAWRLGHTRVHRPWITEPGMWLQYDFGDGPRIGGVKTILFVAWLAFSRFRVVIPLKDRTAPSVFAALDRCFRIFGGAPTYVLTDNEKTVTTAHVAGVPVRNHQTLDFARHYGVTVLTCQPADPATKGGVEASVKLAKADLVPKDTNLREEYSSFAELEAACQAFMDEVNHREHRTTRRKPAAMLAEEAPRLHRIPDTAHTVAFGLARMVPENTPMVTFENAQYSVPAHLLGARVFVRTHGTGPGEQVIIVHHGAGGPVEVARHDRARPGSPAINDGHFPGTRTKVPGDYEVRARSADEAAFLAIGEGARTWLIEAAAAGTARMNVKMAEAVTLAKIAGTNQVDRALGDAALHGRFAHQDLASILNANIRRTTTHAANEASSLTQGTGAWAAIGNPALNTATNTTTKITPEEAR; translated from the coding sequence ATGAAGTCTGACGGAGAAATCATGGAAATTCTTGCTGCCTACGATTTGACCGGATCGTTGCGCGCGACCGCGGAACTCACGGGCTGCTCGCACCACACCGTTGCCAAACACGTCGCCGCCCGGGACGCCGGCCGGCCAATCGGGGAACCAACGGCCCGGGGCCGGGTCACCGACCCGTACCTGCCCAAGATCGAAGAATGGGTGGAGGCCTCCAAGGGCCGGATCCGGGCCGATAAGGCCCACGCAAAGCTCCTCGCGCTGGGCTATACGGGTTCGGAACGCTCCACCCGACGGGCGATCGCTCAGGTCAAGGCGGCATGGCGGCTGGGTCACACCCGCGTCCACCGGCCCTGGATCACCGAACCGGGCATGTGGCTGCAGTACGACTTCGGCGACGGGCCCCGGATCGGCGGGGTGAAGACCATCCTGTTCGTGGCGTGGCTGGCGTTCTCCCGCTTCCGCGTCGTGATCCCGCTCAAAGACCGGACGGCGCCGAGCGTCTTCGCGGCGCTGGACCGGTGCTTCCGGATCTTCGGCGGAGCACCAACGTATGTACTCACGGACAACGAGAAGACCGTGACCACCGCCCATGTTGCCGGGGTCCCGGTGCGGAACCATCAGACCCTGGACTTCGCCCGGCACTACGGGGTGACCGTGCTGACCTGCCAGCCCGCGGACCCGGCAACCAAAGGCGGAGTGGAAGCGTCCGTGAAGCTCGCCAAGGCTGATCTTGTGCCCAAAGACACCAACCTCCGCGAAGAGTATTCTTCCTTCGCCGAACTCGAGGCCGCTTGCCAGGCGTTCATGGACGAGGTCAATCACCGTGAGCACCGGACGACGCGGCGGAAACCCGCGGCCATGCTCGCCGAGGAAGCCCCGCGGTTGCACCGGATCCCGGATACTGCTCATACGGTCGCGTTCGGTCTGGCCCGCATGGTTCCGGAGAACACCCCGATGGTCACCTTCGAAAACGCCCAGTACTCCGTCCCGGCCCACCTGCTCGGGGCCCGGGTGTTCGTCCGAACCCACGGGACCGGGCCCGGCGAGCAGGTCATCATCGTCCACCACGGCGCCGGTGGTCCGGTCGAAGTCGCCCGCCACGACCGGGCCCGGCCCGGTAGCCCCGCCATCAACGACGGACACTTCCCCGGAACCCGGACAAAGGTCCCCGGCGATTACGAGGTCAGGGCCCGCAGCGCGGACGAGGCCGCGTTCCTGGCCATCGGCGAAGGCGCCAGGACCTGGCTGATCGAGGCCGCCGCGGCCGGAACGGCACGGATGAACGTGAAAATGGCCGAAGCCGTCACGCTGGCCAAAATCGCCGGCACCAACCAGGTCGACCGCGCCCTTGGCGACGCCGCCCTGCATGGCCGGTTCGCACACCAGGACCTCGCCTCGATCCTGAACGCCAACATCCGCCGCACCACCACTCACGCGGCCAACGAAGCGAGCTCGCTGACCCAGGGAACAGGTGCGTGGGCCGCGATCGGTAACCCCGCTCTGAACACCGCAACCAACACCACGACCAAGATCACCCCGGAGGAGGCCCGATGA
- the istB gene encoding IS21-like element helper ATPase IstB: MNPVTTPNTAAPPLPADLEALMRSLKMPHARALAPDLIATARAQRWEPAEVIRALFTEEAAGRARSMLASRRKAAGFPTGKTFEAWDQAASSIPAPTQQALRTLEWISRRENLVVCGPSGTGKTFFLEALGQQAVEAGMRVAWFRLEDLGVLIRAHRTDDSVTRAVARILRAELVVIDDIGLLPVATDAAEGLYRVVDAAYEKRSVAISSNLHPAGFDELMPKTLATATVDRLLHHAHVCQTSGDSIRLTQALAGKGVTRLN, encoded by the coding sequence ATGAACCCCGTCACCACGCCCAACACCGCCGCCCCTCCGCTACCGGCAGACCTGGAAGCGTTGATGCGGTCCCTGAAAATGCCCCACGCCCGGGCGCTGGCACCGGACCTGATCGCGACCGCCCGCGCCCAGCGCTGGGAACCGGCCGAGGTCATCAGAGCCCTCTTCACCGAGGAAGCCGCTGGCCGGGCCCGGTCCATGCTCGCTTCCCGCCGCAAAGCAGCTGGGTTCCCGACCGGAAAAACCTTCGAGGCGTGGGACCAGGCAGCGTCCTCCATCCCCGCCCCGACCCAGCAAGCCCTCCGGACCTTGGAATGGATCAGCCGGCGGGAAAACCTGGTCGTCTGCGGGCCCTCGGGGACGGGGAAGACGTTCTTCCTCGAAGCCCTCGGTCAGCAGGCCGTCGAAGCCGGGATGCGGGTCGCGTGGTTCAGGCTCGAGGACCTCGGTGTCCTTATCCGCGCCCACCGCACCGATGACAGTGTCACCCGGGCCGTCGCCCGGATCCTCCGCGCCGAACTCGTGGTCATCGACGACATTGGCCTGCTGCCCGTGGCCACCGACGCCGCCGAAGGCCTCTACCGGGTCGTGGACGCCGCCTACGAAAAACGGTCCGTCGCGATCAGCTCCAACCTCCACCCCGCCGGGTTCGACGAGCTCATGCCCAAAACCCTCGCCACCGCCACCGTTGACCGGCTGCTTCACCACGCCCACGTCTGCCAAACCAGCGGCGATTCCATCCGCCTCACCCAAGCCCTCGCCGGAAAAGGAGTCACCCGACTGAACTGA
- a CDS encoding DUF3427 domain-containing protein: MSEGLYELLNTDALGNVLGSELELQPIFANIEDQDVPDSLSRYVADAVRQALIAAKPAERVGMANRLLQELKTSDRIAEGPTQLTSLHRLDALKRRQLRRPTTRLSDSALLTNSKDDPNLAAELRAEMESANTVDLLCAFIRWTGLRLLQPALEQLKDRGAKLRVVTTTYMGATERRAIDELVNRYGAEVKISYQTQATRLHAKAWLFRRNTGFDTAYVGSSNLSQAALLDGLEWNVRLSSVATPALLQKFEVTFDSYWEQRAFQSYDPDRDGEKLDAALERNGGRRTAASDAATGLEVQPFLHQEEMLEDLEAERLKGFNHNLLVAATGTGKTVIAALDYKRLSQAAGRSLKLLFVAHRQEILKQAMRTYRDVMQDGAFGELYVGEHKPQEWKHIFASVQSLSSLGVEQLKPDFFDVVVIDEFHHAMAPTYRRLLDHLKPQQLLGLTATPERGDGVDVAKQFFDGRTASELRLWDALDADLLVPFHYFGVSDDIDLSRLEWKRGNYDTAQLSALYTGNDARAAKVIRELRDKVTSTEQMRAIGFCVSVQHAHYMAGVFNRAGIASVAVDGTTDNVDREEALRRLGKRELNCIFAVDLFNEGLDLPQVDTILLLRPTQSATVFLQQLGRGLRRAEGKAVLTVLDFIGQQRREFRFDLRYRALTGYGRKELEKAVEDEFPYLPSGSQILLDRVAQKVVLDNIKAQLRFNRAQLVRDIASYAETELEAYLERSGNDVKSIYRSTRDSWTGYLRQAGLIEGFSPLETVLRGKIEELSDAEEKKLLGRMAALIHVDDPERAAAYSMLVAPDAPRYKELGMREQAFARMLFYTLWDDGGGCKTYDDGLDLLRGYQFVCREIRQILKLGVAASKHAAKSLGSGLQHIPLLSHATYRREEVLAALQYGSLEQGRNVQHREGVAWCPATSTDAFFVTLNKDDKKHSATTMYKDYAISPELFHWESQNATSPTSPTGRRYLNRLKHESHILLFTRNSAEDETGLTVPYTCLGPVDYVQHSGGKPIAITWKLYRPMPADVFATAAAVAQ, from the coding sequence CTGTCTGAGGGGTTATATGAACTGCTCAACACGGACGCACTCGGGAATGTGCTAGGCAGTGAGTTGGAACTTCAGCCCATCTTCGCGAACATTGAAGACCAAGACGTACCCGACAGTCTCTCTCGCTACGTCGCAGACGCTGTCCGCCAAGCTCTCATTGCGGCCAAGCCAGCCGAGAGAGTCGGAATGGCCAACCGACTCCTTCAAGAATTGAAGACATCGGATCGCATCGCGGAAGGTCCCACTCAACTCACGTCCCTTCACCGCCTTGACGCGCTCAAACGCCGTCAGCTTCGTCGGCCCACCACCAGGCTCAGCGATTCTGCGCTTCTCACTAACAGCAAGGACGATCCGAATCTCGCAGCCGAGCTCAGGGCGGAAATGGAGTCCGCCAACACGGTCGACCTCCTATGCGCCTTCATTCGCTGGACCGGTCTGAGGCTCCTGCAGCCAGCCCTCGAACAGCTCAAGGATCGTGGTGCGAAGCTCCGAGTAGTCACCACCACCTATATGGGTGCCACTGAACGCCGGGCCATTGACGAGCTCGTCAACCGGTACGGAGCCGAGGTGAAGATCAGCTACCAAACACAGGCAACCCGGCTTCACGCCAAAGCCTGGCTATTTCGCCGCAACACGGGCTTCGACACCGCCTACGTCGGCAGCTCCAACCTGAGTCAGGCTGCCCTACTTGATGGGCTTGAATGGAACGTCCGGCTCAGTTCCGTCGCAACGCCGGCCCTCCTACAGAAGTTCGAGGTCACCTTCGACAGTTATTGGGAGCAGCGGGCCTTCCAGAGCTACGACCCGGATCGCGACGGCGAAAAGCTGGACGCCGCACTGGAACGCAACGGCGGCCGGCGCACCGCGGCATCTGATGCCGCCACTGGTCTTGAGGTCCAGCCGTTCCTCCATCAGGAGGAGATGCTGGAGGACCTGGAAGCAGAGCGCCTCAAGGGCTTCAACCACAACCTGCTGGTCGCCGCCACGGGCACCGGAAAAACCGTCATCGCAGCGCTGGACTACAAACGGCTAAGCCAAGCTGCCGGCAGAAGCTTGAAGCTACTCTTCGTAGCCCACCGGCAGGAGATCCTGAAACAGGCGATGCGCACCTACCGCGACGTCATGCAGGATGGCGCCTTCGGCGAACTCTACGTGGGGGAGCACAAGCCGCAAGAGTGGAAGCACATCTTCGCCTCGGTCCAGTCACTTTCCTCGCTCGGGGTCGAGCAGCTGAAACCGGACTTCTTCGACGTCGTGGTCATCGACGAGTTCCACCACGCTATGGCACCCACTTACCGTCGCCTGCTGGACCACCTGAAACCGCAGCAGCTTCTAGGGCTTACGGCGACACCGGAACGCGGCGACGGAGTTGACGTCGCCAAGCAGTTCTTCGATGGCCGCACCGCCAGTGAACTGCGGCTTTGGGACGCCCTGGATGCCGACTTGCTAGTGCCGTTCCACTACTTCGGGGTCTCGGACGACATCGACCTGAGCCGGTTGGAATGGAAGCGCGGCAACTACGACACTGCCCAGCTGAGTGCCCTCTACACCGGAAACGACGCCCGCGCTGCCAAGGTGATTCGCGAACTCAGGGACAAGGTCACCAGCACTGAGCAGATGCGGGCTATCGGCTTCTGCGTCTCGGTGCAGCACGCGCACTACATGGCTGGGGTCTTCAACCGGGCGGGCATTGCCTCCGTGGCCGTCGACGGCACCACAGACAATGTTGACCGCGAGGAAGCCCTGCGGCGCCTGGGCAAGCGGGAGCTCAACTGCATCTTCGCCGTCGACCTTTTCAATGAAGGCCTGGACCTGCCGCAGGTGGACACCATCCTGCTGCTCCGGCCCACGCAGAGTGCCACGGTCTTCCTCCAGCAGCTGGGACGTGGGCTGCGTCGTGCTGAGGGCAAAGCGGTGCTGACGGTCCTGGACTTCATCGGTCAGCAGCGCCGTGAGTTCCGCTTTGATCTGCGCTACCGGGCGCTGACCGGCTATGGACGCAAGGAGCTGGAAAAGGCTGTCGAGGACGAATTCCCGTACCTGCCGTCCGGCTCCCAGATCCTGCTGGACCGGGTGGCGCAGAAGGTGGTCCTGGACAACATCAAGGCACAGCTGCGGTTCAACCGGGCACAGCTGGTCCGGGACATCGCTTCGTACGCGGAGACGGAGCTGGAAGCTTATCTGGAGCGGTCGGGGAACGATGTGAAGTCGATTTACCGTTCGACCAGGGACTCGTGGACCGGCTATCTCCGGCAGGCAGGGCTGATTGAAGGGTTCTCACCGTTGGAGACCGTGCTGCGCGGGAAGATCGAGGAGCTGTCGGACGCGGAGGAAAAGAAGCTGCTGGGCCGCATGGCCGCGCTGATTCACGTGGACGATCCGGAACGCGCCGCTGCGTATTCCATGCTCGTTGCTCCCGACGCACCCCGCTACAAGGAGCTGGGCATGCGCGAACAGGCTTTTGCACGCATGCTTTTTTACACACTGTGGGATGACGGCGGCGGATGCAAAACGTACGACGACGGACTGGACCTTCTGCGCGGCTACCAGTTTGTGTGCCGCGAGATCCGCCAGATCTTGAAGCTTGGAGTTGCTGCATCGAAACATGCAGCAAAGAGCCTTGGCTCGGGACTGCAGCACATCCCGCTGCTCTCGCACGCCACCTACCGGCGCGAGGAGGTGCTGGCGGCGCTGCAGTACGGCTCGCTGGAGCAGGGAAGGAACGTCCAGCACCGCGAGGGCGTTGCGTGGTGTCCAGCGACGTCTACCGACGCTTTCTTTGTCACCCTGAACAAGGATGACAAGAAGCACTCGGCGACCACGATGTACAAGGACTACGCCATCAGCCCGGAGCTGTTCCACTGGGAATCACAGAATGCGACGTCTCCGACGAGCCCGACCGGTCGGCGCTACCTAAACAGACTGAAGCACGAGTCCCATATCCTGCTCTTCACCCGGAACAGCGCCGAGGACGAGACCGGCTTGACCGTGCCATACACGTGCCTTGGCCCGGTCGACTACGTTCAGCACTCAGGGGGCAAGCCCATTGCCATCACGTGGAAGCTCTATAGGCCGATGCCGGCTGATGTGTTTGCGACGGCGGCCGCCGTGGCGCAGTAG
- a CDS encoding aminotransferase class I/II-fold pyridoxal phosphate-dependent enzyme, whose amino-acid sequence MGVLQQIITGLCDAGDEVIFAWRSFEAYPILVELAGARAVRIPLDHLEGHDLDAMAAAVTERTKIILLCTPNNPTGVPISHDRIEAFLRAVRSDILVVIDEAYVEYAEAGSGPDSLALYREYPNVCILRTFSKAYGLAGLRVGYAVAAPEIAEGLRRTALPFSVSALAQKAAIASLDAGEEMEARVAVVKQERARMSRELAARGWKLEPSQGNFLWIRADDELRTRLMEAFDGAGIMVRAYQGDGVRITVADAAANDRVLRILAAHAA is encoded by the coding sequence GTGGGCGTCCTCCAGCAGATCATCACCGGACTGTGCGACGCCGGGGATGAAGTGATCTTCGCGTGGCGTTCCTTCGAGGCCTACCCCATCCTCGTGGAGCTTGCGGGCGCCCGGGCGGTCCGCATCCCGTTGGACCATCTTGAGGGCCACGACCTTGACGCCATGGCAGCCGCCGTCACCGAACGCACCAAGATCATCCTGCTCTGCACCCCCAACAACCCGACAGGCGTCCCGATCAGCCATGACCGCATCGAGGCCTTCCTGCGCGCCGTCCGCTCGGACATCCTCGTGGTGATCGACGAGGCCTACGTGGAGTATGCCGAGGCCGGGAGCGGCCCCGATTCCCTGGCGCTCTACCGCGAGTACCCGAACGTCTGCATCCTCCGCACCTTCTCGAAGGCCTACGGACTGGCCGGCCTGCGGGTGGGATACGCCGTGGCGGCGCCGGAGATCGCCGAGGGACTGCGCCGGACTGCCCTTCCCTTTTCGGTGAGCGCGCTGGCCCAGAAGGCTGCCATCGCATCGCTGGACGCGGGGGAGGAGATGGAGGCGCGGGTCGCCGTCGTGAAGCAGGAGCGTGCACGGATGTCTCGGGAGCTGGCAGCCCGGGGCTGGAAGCTGGAGCCGAGCCAGGGCAATTTCTTGTGGATCCGTGCCGACGACGAGCTCCGGACCAGGCTGATGGAGGCGTTCGACGGCGCCGGCATCATGGTCCGGGCGTATCAGGGCGACGGCGTGCGCATCACCGTTGCTGACGCCGCCGCCAACGACCGCGTGCTCCGGATCCTGGCAGCCCACGCAGCCTGA
- a CDS encoding DEAD/DEAH box helicase: MSAQPGLNEAVEYHIVNSLGWSTLRPLQRAAVLPIRSGSDCLLLAPTAGGKTEAAVFPILSELVEGGWYGLSVLYVTPLRALLNNLQPRINSYASWVGRRAELWHGDVGPSERKRILSDPPEILLTTPESLESMLVSRRVDHDAFFANVRAIVVDEVHAFAGDDRGWHLLSVLERVQRIAGRPIQRIGLSATVGNPQQILDWLQGSALLNGKPSVVVSEEAAQATDVEVVLDYVGSIDNAAQVLSKLHRGEKRLAFCVSRSDCEELAYALRQRGVTAFVSHASLSADERRLSEQAFAESRDCVIVATSTLELGIDVGDLDRVIQIDSTWSVSSFLQRLGRTGRRPGSRRNALFLTTNYETLLRAAAVLLLWKRGFVEAVEPPTAPNHICAQQILALALQEGQFSPESLPHWWGDLSVMDNVGEILDFLRDEEFLAEDSGLLFIGPRAEKKFGRRYFMDLLSAFTAAPELTVIAGQREIGSVAPISLVGSGPTGAARKLLLSGRSWLVEAVDWDRHVVRASEMAEKGSSRWQSGSVAESYAIMRAMREILLGATPDVQISKRAQEHLPQLRASQSETVEQSGLVLHRSEAGQVFWTWAGLKANLTLLAAMGMDDARADNAMIRLPAQVTIADIRAAAHRVEVALPFVPLQMIQDLKFSAALPTALATRTLAARLADLPGAKRICEALVVVR, from the coding sequence TTGAGCGCCCAGCCAGGGTTGAACGAGGCCGTCGAATACCACATCGTGAATTCGCTGGGATGGTCTACTTTGCGCCCGCTCCAGCGGGCCGCCGTCCTGCCTATTCGTTCAGGTTCGGACTGTCTTTTGCTGGCTCCCACTGCTGGTGGCAAGACAGAGGCGGCAGTCTTCCCGATACTCTCCGAGCTGGTCGAAGGTGGATGGTATGGCTTGTCCGTCCTGTATGTCACACCTCTCCGAGCTCTTCTGAATAATCTGCAGCCCCGCATTAACTCATATGCTTCGTGGGTCGGCCGGCGGGCCGAACTCTGGCACGGCGATGTCGGGCCGTCGGAGCGCAAGCGCATCCTTAGTGATCCTCCAGAAATTCTCCTGACGACGCCGGAATCCCTTGAATCGATGCTGGTTTCTCGGCGCGTGGACCACGACGCCTTCTTCGCCAACGTTAGGGCAATAGTTGTTGACGAAGTCCACGCTTTCGCTGGTGATGACCGCGGCTGGCATCTTTTATCTGTCCTGGAACGAGTGCAACGAATTGCGGGTAGACCTATTCAGCGCATCGGGTTGTCCGCGACCGTAGGCAATCCGCAGCAGATACTCGATTGGTTGCAGGGGTCGGCCCTGCTCAACGGAAAGCCGTCGGTAGTGGTCTCGGAGGAAGCCGCCCAGGCTACTGACGTGGAAGTTGTGCTCGACTACGTCGGATCAATCGACAACGCAGCCCAAGTCCTTTCCAAGCTGCATCGCGGAGAAAAGAGGCTTGCATTCTGCGTGTCGCGATCAGACTGCGAAGAACTCGCCTACGCATTACGCCAGCGTGGAGTGACCGCATTCGTCTCGCACGCATCTCTGTCTGCTGACGAACGAAGGCTAAGCGAACAAGCATTTGCAGAGAGCCGTGACTGCGTAATCGTTGCTACGTCCACCCTTGAGCTCGGCATCGACGTCGGCGATCTGGATCGGGTAATTCAAATCGACTCAACCTGGTCTGTCTCTTCATTCCTACAGCGATTGGGACGTACTGGGCGGCGACCTGGATCGCGGCGTAATGCGCTCTTCCTCACCACCAACTACGAAACGTTACTTCGGGCCGCCGCTGTCTTGTTGCTCTGGAAACGCGGTTTCGTCGAGGCTGTTGAACCGCCTACGGCGCCCAACCATATATGTGCCCAACAGATATTGGCCTTGGCTCTGCAGGAGGGGCAATTCTCGCCAGAATCGTTGCCACACTGGTGGGGCGATCTCTCCGTTATGGACAATGTGGGCGAGATTCTGGACTTCCTCCGGGACGAAGAGTTCCTAGCAGAGGACAGTGGTCTACTTTTCATCGGACCCCGGGCTGAAAAGAAGTTTGGCCGTCGCTACTTCATGGACTTGTTGAGTGCCTTTACCGCCGCGCCCGAATTGACCGTGATCGCTGGTCAGCGAGAAATTGGCTCTGTGGCGCCGATAAGTTTGGTCGGGAGTGGTCCAACCGGTGCCGCCCGTAAGCTGCTGCTTTCTGGCCGTTCTTGGCTCGTGGAGGCGGTGGACTGGGACCGGCATGTTGTTCGCGCGAGCGAAATGGCAGAAAAGGGATCTTCGCGGTGGCAGAGCGGCAGCGTTGCTGAATCCTACGCGATTATGCGAGCCATGCGTGAGATCCTCCTCGGTGCAACTCCGGACGTCCAGATATCCAAGCGCGCACAAGAACATTTGCCCCAGCTCCGTGCCAGCCAGTCGGAGACCGTAGAGCAGTCGGGACTTGTCCTCCACCGTTCCGAGGCTGGCCAAGTGTTCTGGACCTGGGCTGGGTTGAAAGCGAACCTCACTCTGCTTGCTGCTATGGGAATGGACGATGCTCGTGCAGACAACGCAATGATCCGCTTGCCTGCGCAGGTCACTATCGCGGATATTCGCGCCGCTGCGCACCGAGTAGAAGTCGCATTGCCCTTCGTCCCTCTGCAGATGATTCAAGATTTGAAATTCTCTGCTGCCCTACCGACGGCGTTAGCGACCCGCACTCTCGCTGCCCGCTTGGCTGACCTACCGGGTGCCAAGCGTATATGCGAAGCGCTTGTCGTTGTCCGTTAA
- a CDS encoding amino acid permease, which yields MEQQTKTSARALGAAPKPRQLTMMGLGSAIGAGLFIGSGAGLFIGSGAGIQAAGPAVLISYLVAGTLIILVMWALGEMAAANPDSGAFSVYTAKAYGPVAGATVGWLWWLQLVVVIAAEALGAAGLLATIFPALPVWLMAFVFIVVLTAVNLTNVKNFGEFEFWFALLKVAAIVGFLLVGAALLFGWLPGVQSPGLANFAGEGFAPSGFAGIATALFVVAFAFGGTEIVSVVAAETAEPARSVKKAVRTVLWRILVFYIGAIFIIAAVVPVGSEGLKSPFAAVLEAAGMPGAATTITLVAVAALLSALNANLYGASRMAYSLAERGEAPRVLAAVSKARVPVVAVLASVAFGVVTVVLELAFPEMVLGVLLNIVGSTCLLVWTSALLAQLALRLRADREGTALPLRMPGFLWLTCFGLVILAAIFTVGFIGEDSRPQLLSTFALVALLAVANWLHHRGGRKVAPAAEPSDGAKQSVLLD from the coding sequence ATGGAACAACAGACAAAGACGTCTGCCCGCGCGCTCGGCGCGGCCCCCAAACCCCGCCAGCTCACCATGATGGGGCTCGGAAGCGCCATCGGCGCGGGCCTCTTCATCGGCTCCGGCGCGGGCCTCTTCATCGGCTCCGGCGCGGGTATCCAGGCGGCCGGCCCGGCGGTGCTGATCTCCTACCTCGTGGCCGGCACCCTCATCATCCTGGTGATGTGGGCCCTCGGCGAGATGGCCGCCGCCAATCCGGACAGCGGTGCCTTCTCCGTGTACACCGCCAAGGCTTACGGGCCGGTGGCCGGCGCCACGGTGGGCTGGCTCTGGTGGCTGCAGCTTGTGGTGGTCATCGCGGCGGAAGCGCTTGGCGCGGCAGGCCTGCTGGCCACCATCTTCCCGGCCCTGCCGGTGTGGCTGATGGCCTTTGTCTTCATTGTGGTGCTCACCGCCGTGAACCTGACGAACGTGAAGAACTTCGGCGAGTTCGAGTTCTGGTTTGCGCTGCTCAAGGTGGCGGCGATCGTCGGGTTCCTCCTGGTGGGCGCGGCGCTGCTGTTCGGCTGGCTGCCGGGCGTCCAGTCGCCGGGCCTGGCCAACTTCGCGGGCGAAGGATTCGCGCCCAGCGGGTTCGCGGGGATTGCCACGGCACTGTTTGTGGTGGCGTTCGCGTTCGGCGGCACCGAGATCGTCTCCGTGGTGGCAGCCGAGACAGCCGAGCCCGCGCGCAGTGTAAAGAAAGCGGTCCGTACAGTGCTGTGGCGCATCCTGGTCTTCTACATCGGAGCCATCTTCATCATCGCGGCCGTTGTACCCGTTGGTTCTGAGGGGCTGAAGAGCCCGTTCGCCGCCGTGCTCGAGGCGGCCGGTATGCCCGGTGCAGCCACCACCATCACCCTGGTGGCCGTCGCAGCACTGCTCTCCGCGCTCAACGCCAACCTTTACGGCGCCTCCCGGATGGCGTACTCCCTGGCCGAGCGGGGTGAAGCACCTCGCGTGCTAGCTGCGGTGTCCAAGGCGCGGGTCCCGGTGGTCGCAGTCCTGGCCAGCGTCGCGTTCGGTGTTGTCACGGTGGTGCTGGAACTGGCTTTCCCCGAGATGGTCCTTGGCGTTCTGCTGAACATCGTGGGCTCAACCTGCTTGCTGGTGTGGACGTCCGCGCTCCTGGCCCAGCTTGCCCTGCGCCTCCGCGCCGACCGTGAGGGAACGGCCCTTCCGCTGCGGATGCCAGGCTTCTTGTGGCTCACGTGCTTCGGCCTCGTTATTCTGGCGGCGATCTTCACGGTGGGCTTCATAGGCGAGGATTCCCGTCCCCAGCTCCTGAGCACCTTCGCGCTCGTGGCGCTTCTGGCGGTGGCGAACTGGCTCCACCACCGTGGAGGGCGGAAGGTTGCGCCCGCTGCTGAGCCTTCGGACGGTGCCAAACAGTCGGTGCTCCTCGACTGA